A region from the Melanotaenia boesemani isolate fMelBoe1 chromosome 11, fMelBoe1.pri, whole genome shotgun sequence genome encodes:
- the fbxo21 gene encoding F-box only protein 21, whose protein sequence is MATSIAGEEQPSLNGIVSEPHTKKLTDLPTELLEHILCFPVLKHVDICNVSCCCKRLHDVCHGRGKVWGHQYKLRWPRLQRFYRQNDSCDWLREYKTRHRVGIQIRRTVESISKRFFTEVPCVGQVLGDSFAEIESLGMPEHFCEDELLFILNSDKRKSLTLKYYAKKILYFLRQQNILRSLKFFLEQPAEQQLALEGAVLVDQYCNPLADVTMDGISAQLNEITEKVKKMLRIKNPSHPSLRIVQGDRAIEDFELQRQVVCALNSVLYEQLQYKGNECDYYNPLNSYIHQVLLRRTGIPISLSVLYMTLARKLGVQLEPVNFPNHFLLRWCQKQRGSDDIYDFVYIDAFGKGKQLTAKECEYLIGHQVTADYYSAISTTEVLLRMVGNLLNIGKRGEGNEKSYQLLRDSLDLYLTINPDNVQYLLLQARLYFHLGIWPEKVLDILQHIQALDPSQHGAVGYLVQHTLEHIQHKKHPVTPEVKRRSAPEHVEVQYSVGLVMKHKRSGYNCVIYGWDPKCTMSQEWITTMRVHQLSNGPNQPFYNVLVQDGTCRYAAQENLEPHSAPLEIGHPEVGRYFSEFAETHYFANEELQTRYPEDMGETLGTVQELYHRVAPGLGSQEEAPATDQNNQQAMSM, encoded by the exons ATGGCGACGTCTATAGCCGGAGAGGAGCAACCAAGTCTAAACGGGATTGTTTCTGAGCCCCATACAAAAAAACTGACCGACCTGCCGACTGAGTTGCTCGAGCACATTTTGTGCTTCCCTGTCCTAAAACATGTCGACATTTGTAACGTTTCTTGCTGCTGCAAACGGCTACACGATGTTTGCCATGGAAGGGGGAAGGTCTGGGGACACCAGTACAAACTCAG ATGGCCAAGACTGCAGAGGTTTTACCGTCAGAATGACAGCTGTGACTGGCTCAGAGAATACAAAACACGCCACAGAGTTGGAATACAGATACGAAGGACTGTGGAATCAATCTCAAAGAGATTCTTCACAGAAGTT CCATGCGTTGGCCAGGTGCTGGGAGACAGCTTTGCAGAGATCGAGTCGCTTGGGATGCCAGAGCACTTCTGTGAAGATGAGCTTCTTTTCATACTCAACTCTGACAAGAG GAAAAGTTTGACGCTGAAGTACTATGCAAAGAAAATCCTTTACTTCCTGAGACAGCAGAACATCCTGAGGAGTCTGAAATTCTTCCTGGAGCAGCCTGCAGAGCAGCAGTTGGCTTTAGAAg GTGCAGTACTTGTGGATCAGTATTGTAACCCGCTGGCTGATGTCACAATGGACGGTATATCAGCGCAACTGAACGAGATCACAGAAAAAGTGAAGAAGATGCTGAGAATCAAGAACCCATCTCATCCGAGCCTGCGCATCGTTCAAG GTGACCGCGCAATAGAGGACTTTGAGCTCCAGAGGCAGGTGGTCTGTGCCCTAAACTCTGTCTTGTACGAGCAGCTTCAGTACAAAGGGAATGAGTGTGACTACTACAACCCGCTCAACTCTTACATCCATCAG GTGCTACTTCGCCGTACAGGTATTCCCATAAGCCTCTCTGTTCTTTACATGACACTAGCCAGGAAGCTGGGTGTTCAACTGGAGCCTGTCAACTTTCCAAACCACTTCCTGCTTCGCTGGTGCCAGAAACAAAGAGG GAGTGACGACATCTATGACTTTGTCTACATTGATGCCTTTGGGAAAGGCAAGCAGCTGACAGCGAAGGAGTGCGAGTACCTCATTGGCCACCAGGTGACGGCAGATTACTACAGTGCCATTAGCACCACGGAGGTGCTGCTCAGGATGGTGGGAAACCTGCTAAACATCGGAAAGAGAGG GGAGGGAAATGAGAAATCCTACCAGCTGCTTAGGGACTCGCTGGATCTCTACCTCACTATCAATCCAGATAACGTGCAATATTTACTGCTGCAGGCACGCCTCTACTTTCACCTGGGAatctggccagaaaag GTGCTAGACATCCTGCAACACATTCAGGCACTGGATCCCTCCCAGCACGGGGCAGTGGGTTACCTGGTGCAGCACACACTGGAACACATTCAACACAAGAAGCATCCAGTTACTCCTGAAGTCAAGAGGCGCAGTGCTCCAGAACATGTGGAGGTCCAGTATTCAGTCGGTCTTGTTATGAAACACAAAAG GTCGGGTTATAACTGTGTGATTTACGGCTGGGACCCTAAATGCACCATGAGCCAAGAATGGATCACCACCATGAGGGTCCACCAACTGTCCAATGGGCCTAACCAACCTTTCTACAATGTGCTCGTACAGGATGGGACTTGTCGCTACGCAGCACAGG AGAACCTGGAGCCCCACTCGGCTCCACTGGAGATCGGCCATCCAGAGGTGGGCCGCTACTTTTCTGAGTTTGCTGAAACCCACTACTTTGCCAACGAAGAACTACAGACACGATACCCGGAGGACATGGGTGAAACGCTGGGCACAGTACAGGAGCTTTATCACAGAGTGGCTCCTGGCTTGGGGAGCCAAGAGGAGGCTCCCGCCACAGACCAAAACAACCAACAAGCCATGTCAATGTAG